The proteins below are encoded in one region of bacterium:
- the truB gene encoding tRNA pseudouridine(55) synthase TruB, with amino-acid sequence MADLPDDAIVPVNKPISFSTYDLVRIFKRETGFPHKIGHGGTLDPFATGVVLLLLGKATSRFEEIRTWEKVYLAGIRLGAVSSTQDIAGQIETAERCDHGSINRSSISNILERFVGSFVQKVPAYSAAKHEGVPMYKLAAKGVAVAKSKTVTIMSIEIVNLKWPLLSIRVRCTGGVYIRQLAADIGEALDLGGFLYFLEREKIGEYTLKDCASISEFRTKYASV; translated from the coding sequence ATGGCTGATTTGCCAGACGATGCGATCGTTCCGGTCAACAAACCGATCTCATTCTCGACTTATGACCTGGTCAGGATCTTTAAGAGGGAAACGGGATTCCCTCACAAGATCGGTCATGGCGGCACGCTTGATCCTTTTGCCACGGGTGTCGTGCTCCTGCTCCTGGGCAAAGCGACCAGCCGGTTTGAAGAGATCAGGACCTGGGAAAAGGTCTACCTGGCCGGCATAAGGCTGGGAGCAGTATCGTCTACCCAGGATATTGCCGGTCAGATCGAAACTGCAGAGCGCTGCGATCACGGATCCATAAACAGGTCGAGTATTAGTAACATACTTGAACGCTTTGTCGGAAGCTTTGTTCAAAAAGTGCCGGCCTATTCTGCGGCCAAGCATGAGGGTGTTCCCATGTACAAACTCGCCGCCAAGGGTGTGGCGGTCGCTAAATCCAAGACCGTTACCATTATGTCAATTGAGATCGTCAATTTAAAATGGCCGCTGCTCAGCATCAGGGTGCGGTGCACCGGGGGCGTGTATATCCGGCAGCTCGCCGCCGATATCGGTGAGGCGCTGGATCTCGGGGGTTTCCTGTATTTTCTGGAGCGTGAAAAAATCGGTGAATATACGCTCAAGGACTGCGCGAGCATTTCTGAATTCAGGACAAAATACGCGTCGGTTTAG